From Lolium perenne isolate Kyuss_39 chromosome 5, Kyuss_2.0, whole genome shotgun sequence, a single genomic window includes:
- the LOC127300661 gene encoding UDP-glucose 4-epimerase 4, with amino-acid sequence MVLNGALNGSSGSSGPSRAAGPSRTVLVTGGAGYIGSHAVLQLLAAGFRAVVVDSLQNSSELAVRRVAALAGDHATNLSFHKVDIRDEDALETVFASTRFDAVIHFAGLKAVGESVQKPLLYYDHNIVGTINLLKVMAAHGCKKLVFSSSAAVYGSPKNSPCTEEFPLTPNNPYGRTKLIAEEICRDIYRSDSEWRIILLRYFNPVGAHPSGYLGEDPRGIPNNLMPFVQQVAVGRRPSVTIYGNNYATKDGTGVRDYIHVLDLAEGHIAALRKLFDSSSNIGCEPYNLGSGKGTSVLEIVNAFEKASGKKIPLIIGQRRPGDAEILFAATGKAERELNWKAKYGITEMCRDQWNWASKNPYGYASPDSTKQNGSNSH; translated from the exons ATGGTGCTGAACGGGGCGCTCAACGGCTCCTCGGGCTCGTCGGGGCCGAGCAGGGCGGCGGGGCCGAGCAGGACGGTGCTGGTCACGGGCGGGGCGGGCTACATCGGCAGCCACGCCGTGCTGCAGCTGCTCGCCGCGGGCTTCCGCGCCGTCGTCGTCGACAGCCTCCAGAACTCCTCGGAGCTCGCCGTGCGCCGCGTCGCCGCGCTCGCGGGGGACCACGCCACGAACCTCTCCTTCCACAAG GTTGATATCCGTGACGAGGATGCACTGGAAACTGTTTTTGCTTCCACAAG ATTTGATGCTGTTATTCACTTTGCTGGACTGAAAGCTGTTGGTGAAAGCGTACAGAAGCCATTGCTTTATTATGACCATAACATTGTTGGCACGATAAATCTTTTGAAAGTCATGGCAGCTCATGGATGTAAGAAG TTGGTGTTCTCTTCATCAGCTGCAGTTTATGGATCACCTAAGAACTCACCCTGCACAGAGGAATTTCCTCTCACTCCGAACAATCCATATGGCAGAACCAAG CTTATAGCCGAGGAGATATGCCGTGATATATACCGGTCAGATTCTGAGTGGAGGATCATTTTACTTAGGTACTTCAACCCGGTTGGGGCTCACCCCAGTGGATACCTTGGTGAAGACCCACGTGGAATTCCAAACAACCTTATGCCCTTCGTTCAGCAAGTTGCtgtagggaggaggccatcagtgACAATCTATGGAAATAACTATGCAACTAAAGATGGAACTGGG GTACGGGATTAcattcatgtgcttgatcttgctgAGGGACATATTGCTGCATTACGGAAGCTTTTTGATAGCTCATCAAACATAG GATGTGAACCATACAACCTTGGATCTGGAAAGGGGACATCAGTATTGGAGATAGTCAATGCATTTGAGAAGGCTTCCGGAAAG AAAATCCCACTGATCATTGGTCAGCGTCGACCTGGTGATGCTGAGATTCTCTTTGCAGCAACTGGTAAAGCAGAGAGAGAACTCAACTGGAA AGCAAAATACGGCATCACAGAGATGTGCAGGGACCAGTGGAACTGGGCTAGCAAGAACCCTTACGGATACGCGTCACCTGATTCGACCAAGCAGAATGGTAGCAATTCACACTGA
- the LOC127300660 gene encoding E3 ubiquitin-protein ligase At1g63170 — MERANCDEPHEHVVNVAHGETASTSTSHQDMHSDTDEQHQEDRASTSTRTPSPQSSASTSPTAYDSRNLSFPRRDSFYGRGRSLWNSGLWISFELVMYVAQITAAIVILLLSRDELPHAPLVAWIIGYTVGCAASLPLIYWRYVHRNRLSEEEPEQPPTTYPTLTSSQSSEGRNQRTSGTVLHLGCITISCPRPSILAYHSKTAVDCFFAVWFVVGNVWIFGGRGTSSDAQDAPNMYRLCLAFLALSCVGYAVPFIMCAAICCCFPCLISVLRLQEDLGQSRGATQELIDALPTYKFKPKRNKNWVPDHASSSENPSEGGILGPGTKKERIVSAEDAVCCICLTKYGDDDELRELPCNHLFHVQCVDKWLKINAVCPLCKTEIGGVVRSFFGLPFGRRRVDRMAGRGVASSRFSV, encoded by the exons ATGGAGCGTGCTAATTGCGATGAGCCACATGAGCATGTTGTAAATGTGGCACATGGGGAAACTGCATCCACATCAACCAGTCATCAGGATATGCACAGTGATACGGATGAGCAACATCAGGAAGATAGGGCTTCAACAAGCACGCGAACCCCATCGCCACAGTCTTCTGCATCGACGTCACCGACTGCTTATGACTCCAGAAATTTATCGTTCCCTAGAAGAGATAGTTTCTACGGTCGTGGAAGAAGTCTTTGGAATTCCGGTCTATGGATCTCGTTTGAACTTGTCATGTATGTAGCACAGATTACAGCTGCTATTGTCATCCTCCTACTTTCAAGAGATGAACTTCCACATGCCCCTTTAGTTGCATGGATAATTGGTTATACAGTTGGCTGCGCTGCAAGTCTCCCACTTATTTATTGGCGCTATGTCCATCGAAACAGACTTTCGGAGGAGGAACCTGAACAGCCACCCACAACTTATCCTACTTTGACTTCCTCTCAGTCATCAGAAGGACGCAATCAGCGTACCAGTGGTACTGTCTTGCATCTTGGGTGTATCACGATTTCCTGTCCAAG GCCTAGCATACTGGCTTATCATTCGAAAACAGCTGTCGACTGTTTCTTTGCTGTATGGTTTGTTGTTGGCAATGTGTGGATTTTTGGTGGGCGTGGTACTTCATCAGATGCTCAGGACGCTCCAAATATGTATAG GCTTTGTCTAGCATTCCTTGCACTTAGTTGTGTTGGTTATGCCGTTCCGTTCATCATGTGTGCAGCGATATGCTGTTGCTTTCCATGCTTAATTTCTGTTTTGCGCCTCCAAGAGGACTTGGGTCAAAGTAGAGGAGCTACTCAAGAGCTAATCGATGCATTGCCAACCTACAAATTCAAACCAAAACGAAACAAAAACTGGGTGCCTGATCATGCTTCAAGCTCAGAGAATCCTAGCGAGGGTGGCATCCTGGGCCCAGGAACTAAAAAGGAAAGGATTGTTTCGGCTGAAGATGCT GTGTGCTGCATCTGCCTTACTAAGTATGGAGATGACGATGAGCTTCGCGAGCTTCCTTGCAACCACTTGTTTCACGTCCAATGTGTTGATAAATGGCTGAAGATAAATGCAGTATGCCCACTCTGCAAGACAGAGATTGGAGGCGTGGTTCGGTCGTTCTTCGGGTTGCCCTTTGGCCGCCGCCGTGTTGATAGGATGGCAGGAAGAGGTGTAGCTAGCTCAAGATTTAGTGTATAG